The Rhodopirellula halodulae DNA segment TCCTGATGCTCGGGCTCGGCTTCCCAAAAGTCACTCACCGGTTCGACCTCGGTGACCACTTTCCCGGGCCATAACCCCGACACATTCACATCGGCGATCGTATCCAGAGCCGTTTGCTTTTGCGTCTCATCGACATAGTAGATCGCTGAGCGATAGGACGGGCCTCGGTCGTTGCCCTGACGGTTGGGCGTTGTCGGGTCGTGGATTTGAAAGAAGAACTCCAGCAACCGCCGATAGCTGATTTGCTCGGGATCGAAAAAGATCTCGATCCCTTCGGCATGGTTGCCGTGGTTGCGGTACGTGGCATTGGGGACTTCGCCACCGGTGTAACCCACGCGGGTTTTCTCGATGCCGGGGAGCTTGCGAATCAAGTCCTGCATTCCCCAAAAACATCCCCCCGCCAATACAGCTCGTTCGCTCATTTTTCCGTTCCAAAGTCAAAAGAAATTTGTCGCACAACAGGCGGTCGCACCATGACGCAGGCCGCAGGAGACGAGTGCGTCCGGTGGAACCGGACCTACGGTTGCGGTGCGTCCGGTGGAACCGGACCTACTGGGACGCATCCCATCATAGGCACCCGACCAGCCGTCACTTCCCGATACAGAACCGGCCAAACACTCGATCCAAAATGTCATCGGTATAAACCTGCCCGGTGACCTCACCGATCGCCTCCACGGCCAATCGCATTTCCGCCGCGACCAATTCGTGACCAGCCGATTGCTCCGTCCACACAATCGCCTGCTGCAAATGCTGCGTGGCGGATGCGAGCGACTCTCGGCAGCGTGCCGCGGTACCGATGACGTTCCCCGTCTCGCCAGCGTCTCGCGTTTCGGCAAAGGAATGTAACCGATCAAGCAACATGTCCAAACCGAATCCAGATTCGCTGCTGACCGCCAAGTCGGCTTGGATCGCTTCCGCCTTCCAATCGCTCGGCAACAAATCTCGTTTCGTGGCCACACAAATCAGCTCGGCTGACTGTTTTGCAGTTTCGATCGACAAGCCCGATTGCTTCAACTCGGCAAAGCTCGGATCGCCTGACGCGTCAATGCACCATAAATGCACGTCAGCGTTTTGTGCCGCTTCGGTCGCTTGTTGCTGTGCCTCGGCCGAGATCGTCGCTTCCGGGTCAGTGTCCTCACGCGTCTCGATTCCGGCGGTGTCAATCAGCAAAAACCGTTGACCGCGAACGACCAATTCAACGGTCACCAAGTCTCGCGTCGTCCCGGCTTGATTTGTCACAATCGCGGATTCGGATCGCGTCAACGCGTTCAACAAACGGCTCTTACCCGCGTTGGGCAAGCCTCGCAGGATCACGCGAATGGCTTCGGATCCGCCGCCTCGTTCATTCATTTGATCCCGAGTCGTGTTGAGCTGATCACAAAGCTGTGCCAGACGCTGCACCAGTGCCTCGTCCGAGATGAACTCAATGTCTTCATCGACGAAGTCCAACCCAGCTTCCACGTCAGCGATCAAATCCAACAACGTCGACCGGGCTTCTTGCAACGGACGCGAAAGATTGCCTGCCAACTGCGAGAGCGCCTGATCCAACGTCCCGCGATCTTCCGCTTCGATCACTCCCAAGACCGCTTCCGCTTGGGTCAGATCCAAACGTCCTGCCAAGAAAGAACGCATGGTGAATTCGCCCGGTTGTGCCGGACGGGCTCCCGCTTCAATCGCTCGGTCCAAGCTCGATTGCAGCAGCGGCAGGGAACCAATCAAATGCAACTCGGCGGACGGTTGCCCCGTGTAGCTGCAGCCTGTTGGCCACACCAACAGATCCACCTCGATTTCGCCGAGCGGTTGGCCGAGATCCAACGAGCGCGACGTCCGAAAAGATCGCGATGGCAACGGGTCGTCATTCAACAACCCCATTCGCCGCAGCACGTCCATGCAATCAAACCCAGACAGTCGCACGATGCCGCGAATCGCCGGGGTCACCGGCGAAGCAATGGCTGCGATCGTGTCATCCGCCTGCGAGATCACCGAGACGCCATGCCCACACTGGCCATGGCCGCTTCCGCGCCGGATGGCGATGATTGCTTCGCGGGCTGACGTGCAAGCTTGGACGCACCCGTCGTTTGACTCGGGCCGGCTTCCTTCAATGCATCCAACACCATTTGTTGCGACACCAAGTCTCGCAGCACGATCGGCTCTTCGGGCGACTTGCCGGGATAGATCGCAAGGATAGGAATCGAACGGCTTTGAAGCTCTTTCAGCTTGGCTTCAATCTCTTCGTCTTGATCGGTCCAGTCGGCCAGCATTGGCACCGCATCCAACTCTTCGATCAACTGACGAGTCGGCTCGGTGTTGAGCGCGACGTTGTAGTTCACGATGCAGTTCACGCACCATTTGGCAGTGAAGTCAATCATGACCGTGCGTCCTTCGGCTTGCAGTTGCTGCAACTTGGCCTCGTCGTAAGGCTGCCAAGCAATCGTCTTCACGCCCTCGGCAGGTTCCGGCGCGGGGCCTAACCAACTGAACGCGGCGACACCAATGACAACCGCCGAAACCACGCCACCAGCCCAAGCGTACAAACGCGAGGTCAAACTTCCCCAGTTGGGAACTTTGCCAATCATCCAACAACCGAACCAAACACCGATCAACGCTACGAACACTGGCAGCTTGTGATCATCACTGAACTGATTGAAGAAGAACGCCACCGTTCCAAGGAACAGGAACGCCAAGAACTCCTTCAACGTTTCCATCCACGTTCCCGGTTTGGGCAACCAAGCCACCAAAGCAGGCCAAATTCCAATCAGCAGATAGGGCAATGCCATGCCGATGCCGACCGTCATGATCACCGCCGTGGTTTGCAGACTGGTCAAAGCAAACGTCAAACCCAAGATGCCGCCCAACAGCGGTCCGCTGCATGGCGTCGCCAAGACGGTCGCGAAAACACCTTTGAAGTAGGCTCCCGTGTAGCCTTCCCGTTGCTGCAAAGATTGCGACGTCTTGCCCGCGGCCATCCCGGGCACGGGAATCTCCCACACGCCCAAGTAGCTCAGCGCCATCGCGAACATCAACAACGTCAGTCCCAAACGCACGGGGAAGTAAGTGAATTGCTGCCCCCAGTTGAACGACAACGCCACCGCCAGTGCCGTCAACACGGCAAAGACAGACAAGATGCCGACCGCGTAGACCAAGTTCAGCAAGAAGATTCGCTTGCGATCTTCGCCTGCCTGCTGGACAAAGCTCATCACCTTCAAGCCCACAACGGGCAACACGCACGGCATGAAGTTCAAGATCACACCGCCGATAAAAGCGAATAACAACGTGGCTCCAAAGCCGTTGCTTTTCTGCATCTCTTCGGCGTCTGGTCCGACCGACGCATCCGCAACTTCAGCCGCAGCTTTTGTCGTCGCCGCAGCGATCGCTTCTTCCGATTGAGATGCATCACCAGCATCCGCGATGGCCTGTGCCGGTTCGGTCGCCGATGGTAGAGCATCGGTTTTTGGTTGGGATTGGGCGTTCAACGCAGCATTCGCCTGCGGATCAACCCACTGAATCGTGGCCGCGTCATCCAGCACCAGCACGCGTTTTTTCGCGGCGACTTGCATCACAACGGGCGAGTCCGATGCGGTCGCCTCTTCGACCACATTCACGACCGTTTGAAATTCAAACGCTTTGGGTTGCTGGCAACTGTCATCCGTGCAGGCTTGATAAGCGATTCCGCCGACCAACTTGTGCTCACCGGCCTCAGCATCGCTTGGGATGGCAACGGGCAACGTCCAAGTCACGTTGCCTTTGTGATAAGTCACACCGGGCAACAGGTCATAGTCGATCGGCGCGGACTTCGTTTGTGGAGCACCGACCATCAATCCTGACTTCTCGCTGACAACGAAATTTGTCTTGGATTGCTCGTCGTCCACGGCGGAGGTGTAAACGTGATAGCCAGCATCCGGAATCGCGGTGAAGCGAAGCAACCCAGTTTGTCCCGGTTGCAAATTGGGCGTCAGGTTGATGGCTTCCCATCGCACCACGTAGTCTTCGTCGCGAAAGGTTTTCTTCAGGTTGACCGGATGTGCTTTCAAACTAGCCGGATCTTTGGCGTTCGCGGAAACCATGACCG contains these protein-coding regions:
- a CDS encoding protein-disulfide reductase DsbD family protein, yielding MISMDRYSEPRVIRSLGLFFPAFLTTLLVALVVVPARADKPDVTGLFSDFSLDDFDSATNALQTDDPADLTASYRPGANEGEIEIRVDVTLQPKWHLYSTTQPKGGPKPTKLSLADSQSVSIAGEWKSDREPLRSVSQDFGGITVEEFEDKVTFTATAKLTDQTTSISELGDLEIRVDALACMTGGACMPVKETLTAKFVGETKAGNSPVMVSANAKDPASLKAHPVNLKKTFRDEDYVVRWEAINLTPNLQPGQTGLLRFTAIPDAGYHVYTSAVDDEQSKTNFVVSEKSGLMVGAPQTKSAPIDYDLLPGVTYHKGNVTWTLPVAIPSDAEAGEHKLVGGIAYQACTDDSCQQPKAFEFQTVVNVVEEATASDSPVVMQVAAKKRVLVLDDAATIQWVDPQANAALNAQSQPKTDALPSATEPAQAIADAGDASQSEEAIAAATTKAAAEVADASVGPDAEEMQKSNGFGATLLFAFIGGVILNFMPCVLPVVGLKVMSFVQQAGEDRKRIFLLNLVYAVGILSVFAVLTALAVALSFNWGQQFTYFPVRLGLTLLMFAMALSYLGVWEIPVPGMAAGKTSQSLQQREGYTGAYFKGVFATVLATPCSGPLLGGILGLTFALTSLQTTAVIMTVGIGMALPYLLIGIWPALVAWLPKPGTWMETLKEFLAFLFLGTVAFFFNQFSDDHKLPVFVALIGVWFGCWMIGKVPNWGSLTSRLYAWAGGVVSAVVIGVAAFSWLGPAPEPAEGVKTIAWQPYDEAKLQQLQAEGRTVMIDFTAKWCVNCIVNYNVALNTEPTRQLIEELDAVPMLADWTDQDEEIEAKLKELQSRSIPILAIYPGKSPEEPIVLRDLVSQQMVLDALKEAGPSQTTGASKLARQPAKQSSPSGAEAAMASVGMASR
- the msrA gene encoding peptide-methionine (S)-S-oxide reductase MsrA translates to MSERAVLAGGCFWGMQDLIRKLPGIEKTRVGYTGGEVPNATYRNHGNHAEGIEIFFDPEQISYRRLLEFFFQIHDPTTPNRQGNDRGPSYRSAIYYVDETQKQTALDTIADVNVSGLWPGKVVTEVEPVSDFWEAEPEHQDYLERYPDGYTCHFARPDWVLPKRAAAE
- a CDS encoding tRNA modification GTPase yields the protein MISQADDTIAAIASPVTPAIRGIVRLSGFDCMDVLRRMGLLNDDPLPSRSFRTSRSLDLGQPLGEIEVDLLVWPTGCSYTGQPSAELHLIGSLPLLQSSLDRAIEAGARPAQPGEFTMRSFLAGRLDLTQAEAVLGVIEAEDRGTLDQALSQLAGNLSRPLQEARSTLLDLIADVEAGLDFVDEDIEFISDEALVQRLAQLCDQLNTTRDQMNERGGGSEAIRVILRGLPNAGKSRLLNALTRSESAIVTNQAGTTRDLVTVELVVRGQRFLLIDTAGIETREDTDPEATISAEAQQQATEAAQNADVHLWCIDASGDPSFAELKQSGLSIETAKQSAELICVATKRDLLPSDWKAEAIQADLAVSSESGFGLDMLLDRLHSFAETRDAGETGNVIGTAARCRESLASATQHLQQAIVWTEQSAGHELVAAEMRLAVEAIGEVTGQVYTDDILDRVFGRFCIGK